In Pseudomonas sp. FP1742, the DNA window GCGGCCTACGAGATTCACGTTGCCGACTATTACCTGACCCGTCAGGCCTATGTCGCCGCCGCGAACCGTGGTCGTTATGTGGTGGAAAACTTCCAGGAAACCCCTTCGGTCGGTGACGGCCTGGCGGTGATGGTCGAGTCCTACCAGCGTCTGCACCTGGACGAACTGGCGGCGACCAGCCTCGAGACCCTGAAGCTCAACTACCCGAACCACCCGACGCTGGTGGACGGTCAGTTCGTACCGCGGGTTGCCGAAGCGGACAACCGTTCATGGCTGAGCAAGGCCACCCTGGGCCTGATCGAATCCCGTCCGCCGCTGCCGCCGGGCGAAACCCGCGCCAACCAGGACGTGCAGAAGCAGTTCCAGGATGCCAAGGACGCGATTCCGAACGAGCTCAAGCCTAAAGATGAAAACGGCGATGTGATCGAAGAAGAGAAACACGAGTCCGAAGCCAACACCACCGACCGTTCGTGGTTCAGCTACATGACCTTCGGCGTGTTTGACTGACGCTGGCATGTTGTACGGGAAGGCGCCTTTCGAGGCGCCTTTTTATTGCCTGATTTCAGGGTGAGTGTATTGCGCTGTGCGCTTGCCCCGTCCTTGGCTAAACTGCCAATTCATTAATCAAAAAGCAGCTCACCATGCTTCGTCTATTGTTCTGGATCGCCCTGATTGCCGCGGCCGTATGGTTCTGGCGCAAGTTCAAGGGCCCGACGTCGGTCGCCAACACACCCCGCGAGCAAGATGCTCCGCCCATGGTTCGCTGCGCTCATTGCGGCGTACACCTGCCCCGCGACCGCGCGCTGAAACTCGAACAACAGTGGTATTGCAGCCAGGCTCACCTCGAGCAAGGCCCGGGCTCCAGTGATCGCTGAGACGCCCAGTCCCGGCAACAAACAGGCCCAGCGACTGCTGCGCCTCTATCACCTCTACCGCTTAAGCGTCGGCATCACTCTGGTGCTGTTGATCTCCAGCAACATGGACAACCAGTTGCTGAAGTTCGCCAATGACGACCTGCTGCGCAATGGCAGCTGGTTGTATCTGGTGCTGAATATCCTGCTGGTGGTCTTTCTGGGGAACACCCGGCACCCCGCGCAGTTGTTCAGCCTGGCGCTGGTTGATGTCCTGCTGCTGTGCGGCCTTTTCTACGCGGCAGGCGGCATGGCCAGTGCCATCGGCAATTTGCTGATCGTGTCAGTGGCCATCAGCAATACCCTGCTACGCGGGCGTATCGGCCTGCTGATCGCAGCAGTCGGAGCCCTTGGGATCGTGGGTTTGAGCTTCATCCTGAGTTTCAGCCATCCCGCCAGCCCCAGTGATTACCTGCAAATCGGCACCCTCGGCGCCCTGTGTTTTGCCGCGGCACTGCTGGTGCAGGGCTTGACCCGACGCCTGGAGGTCAGCGAAACCCTGGCCGAACAGCGGGCCAGCGAAGTACTCAGCCTGGAAGCGCTCAACGCACTGATCCTGCAACGCATGCGCACGGGCATTCTGGTGCTCGACGACCAGCGCCGGGTGCAACTGGCCAATCACAGCGCCTTGACCTTACTGGGACAGGAAAAACTGGATGGCCAGTTGGTTGACGACTATTCAATGCCGTTGGTCGAGCGGCTCCAACTATGGTTCAACAATCCGACTCTGCGCCCGCAAAGCCTGAAAATCGCCAGCAACGGCCTGGAGTTGCAACCGAGCTTCATTGCCCTGGACCAAAGCCCGCACCACCAGACGCTGGTCTTTCTCGAAGACCTCGCCCAAATCGCCCAACAGGCGCAACAACTGAAACTCGCCGCCCTCGGTCGCCTGACCGCCGGTATTGCCCATGAGATCCGCAATCCGCTGGGCGCCATTAGTCATGCCGCGCAGTTACTGCAGGAATCCGAGGAACTGAACGGCGCGGATCGACGTCTGACGCAGATTATTCAAGACCACTCTCAGCGCATGAATCGGGTTATCGAAAACGTTCTGCAACTGTCTCGCCGTCAGCAAACCGTGCCGCAACGGCTCGATTTGAAGCCGTGGCTGGAGCATTTCGTCGCCGAAACCCGCGAAAACTCGACCGACCGTCAGCAGATTCATCTGCGCATCGGTTCGGGAGACTTCAAAACCCTGATGGATCCGAATCAGCTGACCCAGATTCTCGACAATTTATTGCGCAATGCCTGGCGTCATAGCGCCCTCAAGCACGATCAGGCGCAAGTCTGGCTTGAGTTGTTTGTCGACCCCGACAGCCAGTTGCCGACTCTTGAAGTCCTGGACGATGGCCCCGGTGTGGCGCCGGATCAGCGCACGCACTTATTCGAACCATTCTTCACCACCAGCAGCCAGGGCACTGGCCTGGGGCTTTATCTGTCCCGTGAGCTGTGCGAAAGCAATCAGGCCCGCCTAGACTTCAAATCACGCCAAGGCGGCGGCTGCTTTCGCATCACCTTTGCTCACGGACGGAAACAAAGTTGAACACGAGCCCACGGCAAAAAGTCCTGATCGTCGACGACGAGCCGGATATCCGCGAACTCCTGGAAATCACCCTGGGACGGATGAAACTCGACACCTTCAGCGCACGCAACCTCGCGGAAGCGCAGGCGCTGCTGGCACAGGATACGTTCGACCTGTGCCTGACCGACATGCGCCTGCCTGACGGCACCGGACTGGCGCTGGTACAACACATCCAGCAGCGCTATGCGCAAGTGCCGGTGGCGATGATCACCGCCTACGGCAGCCTGGAGACCGCTATAAATGCCCTCAAGGCCGGCGCCTTCGACTTTCTGACCAAACCGGTCGACCTCACCCGCCTGCGTGAGCTGGTCATCAGCGCCCTGAGCTTGCCAGCGCCAGGCGGCGCCAGCAGCGCCATCGACCGTCGGCTGCTGGGCGACTCATTGCCAATGCGCAGCCTGCGCAAACAAATCGACAAACTGGCCCGCAGCCAGGCCCCGGTGTATATCAGCGGCGAGTCCGGCAGCGGCAAGGAACTGGTCGCCCGACTGATCCATGACCAAGGCCCACGCGCCAGTCGACCGTTCATCCCGGTGAACTGCGGGGCGATTCCGTCGGAATTGATGGAAAGCGAATTTTTCGGCCATCGCAAGGGCAGTTTCAGCGGTGCCATCGAAGACAAACCCGGGCTGTTCCAGGCCGCCCATGGTGGCACCTTGTTCCTCGACGAAGTGGCCGACCTGCCGCTGGCGATGCAGGTCAAACTGCTGCGGGCGATTCAGGAGAAAGCCGTTCGCAGCATCGGTGGGCAGCAGGAAACCGTGGTCGATGTGCGCATCCTCTGCGCCACTCATAAAGATCTCGATGCCGAAGTCGCCGCCGAACGTTTTCGTCAGGACCTGTACTACCGTCTGAACGTGATCGAACTGCGGGTGCCGCCCTTGCGCGAACGCCGCGACGACATTGAGCTTCTAGCCAGCAATATGCTCAGGCGACTGGCGGCCGGCACGGGCCAACCCGCCGCAAAACTCCACCCGCAAGCCCTCGAAGCGCTGAAAAACTACCGCTTTCCAGGGAACGTGCGGGAATTGGAGAACATGATCGAGCGGGCTCACACCTTGTGCGAGAACAAACAGATCGAAGCCAGCGATCTGCGCCTGGCCGAAGGCAACTGCAACCCCGATGGCGGCGTGCCGGATTTGACGCAGATCGACAACCTGGAAGCCTATCTGGAAAACGTCGAACGCAAACTCATCCTCCAGGCCCTGGAAGAAACCCGCTGGAACCGCACGGCGGCGGCTCAGCGCTTGAATCTGTCATTTCGGTCAATGCGTTACAGGCTGAAGAAATTGGGTTTGGATTGAACCGTTAAAAGATCTTCTGTCAGATTCGCCCGACTGGCGCATACGGCGCAGGGTCGATAATCGGCGCCCGCCCCAGCATCACATCGGCAAATAACTGACACGACGCCGGCGCCAGTACCAACCCATTGCGGTAATGCCCACAGTTGAGCCAGAGCCCGTCATATCCCGGTACCCGACCGATATAGGGGATTCCTTCAGGCGATCCGGGCCGCAACCCCGCCCAATGCCCCACCACCTCGGCATCCGCCAGCGCCGGAATCAACTCCACCGCCGAGGCCTTCAGACTTTCCAGCGCAGTGTCGGTCGGCGTCTTGTCGAAGCCCTCATGCTCCAGCGTACTGCCGATCAGGATGTGCCCGTCGCGCCGGGGAATGGCATAACGCCCCTTGGCCAGGACCATGCTCGGCAGGAAATCCGCCGCGCATTTGTACAGAATCATCTGGCCCTTGACCGGCTCGACCGGCAGTTCCAGGCCCAGGCTTTTAAGCAAGTCACCGCTCCAGGCCCCCGCCGTCAAAACCACCTCATCCCCCCGAATAGCCCCCATCGAGGTTTGTACCCCGACCACCGCAGCACCTTCACGGATAAACCCGCTGACCTCGCACTGCTCATGAATGGTCACGTTCGGCAGCGCCAACAAAGCGGCCTTGAGGGATTTCACCAGCCGTGGATTACGCACATTGGCCACATCGGCCATATAGATCGCCCGCGAAAAACCGGCGCCCAATACCGGCACCGCATCGTGGGCCGCAGAGATATCCACAGCCCGCAGCGGACGGTTCTCCCGTTCGGCCCAGGCGAGCGCTTCGGCCTCGTCATCCAGGTCCAGCCAGTACAACCCGGTGGTGTGTACTTCAGGATCGACACCGGTGGCGGCGAACAAACGCTGGGCCAGCTGTGGATAAAAATCCTGGGACCAATGAGCCAACGCAGTGACCGCCGGACTGTAGCGCCACGGGTAGAGCGGCGAAACGATCCCGCCACCGGCCCAGGAGGACTCCTGACCGACGTTCGAGCGGTCCAGCAGCACCACGCTCTGCACTTCGGACGCGAGATTGAATGCCGTCAGCAGGCCAATCACTCCGCCACCGACAATCACCACTTGCTGTTGCCTGCTCATGTTCTGATCCAACCGTTCAATAGACAGAGGGCGCAAAAGGCGCCCGAAAAAAGGAACTCAGCGACCCCAGCAATCCTTGGTGGTCAGTCCGGACGTTGCATTGACCATGCTTCTGACGCCGGTATTGGTGAGGGTGAAATCACCGCACTTGTCGCTCGCCATGGTCGAACCGGCCTTGCGTGTTGCCGTCAGCAGGAAGGTCTGATCGGTCAGGGTCGGGGTGATGGTGTAGTAATCATTGCCGGCGCTGAGGCCGGTGGCATTGGTGTAGACATTATTCTTCGAATAGAAGCGCTCGAGGATCTGTGCCTGCTCGGAAAGCAGCCCGGCCACTTCAGTGCGACGCCCTTTTTTTACGTACTCGGTGAGGCTCGGGTAACCAATGGTGATGACGATGCCGATGATCGCTATAACGATCATGATTTCAATCAGGGTAAAACCTCGGTTGGATCTGCGCATGCCTCACTCTCTCACTTACTGTATTTGTCGCCACATGATGCGGCGGCCGCTGCCGCCACCGGATTTTTCCACCAGAGTGGTCACGCCACCACCGGAGTCGTTCACAATCTTGCGGGTTGCGTCGTTGACGATTGCGTTCAAGGTCGGGATACCACCGGTGAAGATCACCCCGCTGGAAATCGTGTCGTTGCCGTCGACCAAACCGTCGGCATTGGTGTCGAGTACCGCGTAGTTGAGCATCTTACCGCTGAACGCATCGAGTTCGACCAGTTTGCCGGTACCGAAGCTGGCACAGGGGTCCACGGTATCCACGCTGAGCGTGGTAAAAACAATTCGCCCCGATACCAGACTGGCCTGATAGATCACCCGCTCCCCCGTCAGCACGTTGTTGTATACCAGGGGCAAGTACCAGCCTTTCTTGGCCGGGTAGGTCACCTCGTTCTGGCTGGTGGTGATGAATTGCCCGGTACTGCCCGAAAACACGCCGGTCACCGTCTGCGCCTGCAAACTGGAAACGGTGATTTGTCCTGCGCCCCCCTCGGCATCCCATACCGCGTAGAACGCCTGCAGATCCTTGTTGGTCTTGTCGGCAACCTCATTGAATTTGCCGGTGCCGAAAAACACCTCCTTGCCGCCCAACACGTGATCCGCCAGCAACGGTTGCGCGGTAATCGGCTGGGTCGCGCCACCTGCAGTGGTGAACAACGGCTTGCCAGAAAACGCCACGCCCCAGGTGTCGGCGGTAGTGCCACTCAAATCGAACTTCCACAACCGCCCTTTCAGATCGCCACCATAGGCGGCCTGTACCACATTCTGCGAGTTGACCCTGAGCTTCACCGACGACAGGCCGTTGGTGGTTTCGGTACTGTCGACCACGATTTTCTTGATCAGCGAGCCGTCGCGGATATCCACCACATACAGCGCCGCCACCCCGGAGTTGCTGCCATAGCCGTTAGAGATAAACGCGGCCCAGCGACCATCGGCCAAGCGTGCCACTTCGGGGCGCGCATAGGCATAACCCAGATCATTGAAAACGTTCGCTGTGCTGGCCGTGGCCGGTGCACTGATTTCCCACAGCGCTTTAGTTTCGTTACCGGCCGATGCATCGAACAATTGCAGCGCATAGAAGGTTTTGCCGCCCGCCCCCGTTCCGCCAATCGCCAGGGTTTTCCAGGCGCTGTTGAGCTGGGCATCGAACACGCCGACCTGACCATCGACCAGAAACTTGTGGCTCACACCGTTGATGTAAGTGGGATCGGCGATGTCGTTCAACGATGGCAGCACGCTGGAGGGCATGTAGGCATAACGCCTGACACCGTTGGCCGAGTTGATGATGTTTACAAAACCGTCGTTGGCATTCACCACCAGGCTGGCATTCATGTTGGCGGCTTTGGTGGTCAGGTAAGTGCTGTAGCTGGTGTCTGCCACCAGATCGGACGCGGTTTTGTCCATGGGTGAGGCCAGCACGAGTGGCGAATTGATGATATCGCCGAGCAATACACTGCGAACTTTCAGCCCGGTTTTGTTGATGCCCTTGCTCCACTCCACCAGATCGTTGCCGTTGATGCCAGTGGGCAGCCCCTGGTTGAGGGCTGTCTGCTGCGCCGCGGAGAAATTGCTGTAAGCCAGGGTGACCGCGGCGTTGGTTTGCGTGTTCCAGGACTGGTAGGTCGGCGCAGTGGCGGCGGGCACGATCGTGGTGTCGGTCGTCCACAGTACAGCGGCGGTGTTAACCGCGCCCGCCGACGTGAAGCCAAAGGACTTGATCGTACCCCGCCAGTCCTTGGGATCGTAGCTGGTCTGGAAATAGCTCGAGTCGCTGGTCAGGGTCGTGCCGCTGGCCACGCCACTGCCACCTGAGCCGGCCTTGGAAGTGATGTCGCTCAGGGCTGCAGACAATGCATTGTTAAGTCCCGCACTGTCGCTCGCCTGGTAATACTTGCCCTGCCCATAGGTCGCGGCATCCACCAACATCTGGTTTGCAGCGGTGAAACCCACGGTATAGGTGTTCATGTTCTGCCTGGGAAAATCCACCGCGTCCCAGCTTTTGCCCGTGGCATCGGTTCCCGTGGAGCGCATGTCGATATCGAAGGCGAACTTGGCAATGTCATCCAGGTACAGGGTGTCGCCCTCATCGTCGCCTGAAGGGTCGGCACCATCGTTACTGCTGATCCCGTCCCAGTTCGGTAACCGGCTGCCACCCAGCGGATCGTCGGTCGGAAAGGTTCGGTCGTAGGTCGGCAGGCCATCGGTGATCACCACCCCGTAGTTTTTCTGGCAACGGTACTGAATCGGACTGGTATAGGTGTCGGGCGTCGAGTTGTTGTACGGCGCCATGCCACGGAAATAACGAGTGATCTCGTAATAGGCTTCCGCCAGCGGCGTATTGGCTTGCGCGCTCAACTCGTCGATCCCGGCGATCAGTGCGTTGTAATTGGTATCGGCCTGAGCCTGGGTCACAGTGCCGCTGACCGCCGATAAATCGCTGATCGAGCGGGCGATGTAACCGCCGTCATCCTTATGGTTGCCGACCGCCAGGTTGAACGTCGACAGGCCGATGCGCAGCGAACGATTACTGGCCACCAACGTCTTGGAAACGTTGCGCGCCACGTTCATCCGGTAATCGTTGGGGATCGAGCCGTCGGTGAAGTCCCGGTCAGTGTTGTTGGCCAGGCTGATCAGGTATGACAAATAATTCGCCGTATAGCGCGTGTCCTCGTTTCCCACCGGATCGGGAAGCTTCAGGCAAAGCGAATCCAGACCGAGAAGGCTGTTTTTATAAAAACCGTACCATCCGGCCTTCGAGCATGTTCCATGATTCAAACTCGACAAGGCGATATTGTTATCGGTCATGTCCAGGTCGCGGCCTTTGTTGCACGAACCATTGGAGAGGCAAATCGTCACCGGGGTGCGTGCGACCGTCGGGTCGAAACCGGCTGCCCAGATAATGTTGTTCATACTCCCCGAGTCATCGAGCAGCAGCATCACATTGGGAGGCACGGCGGCGGCGCTCAACAGCGGAGAATCCGAGGGCGTGAAGGCGTAGGTCGGCGCGGCCAGGTAAAGGCTCAAGGCCGCTCCACAGAACAGCTGTAATAACCAACGGCGCCAGCCTGCGTAGGCCTCAGTACTTCGCATAAATACTCTCCACGACGCTGCGCGAGTTGCCCGCGATGCCCACGGCGGTCACCCGGTATAGCGTTGCCGACGTATTACTCGGCACGTTCACGGCAGTCAGGGTGGTGCCGATGTTCTGCACCCCGTAAAAACCATTGCCGGAGGCAATCCAGGTCACCCCCGAGGTGGAGTTGAATCCGGCGGCGGTGATGACCGACGCCTCGGCCGGCGGCGCGCATTGGCTGGTGCCACTGCAGACCGGCAATGAGTAGGAGTTCAGTTGCACCGCGCTTTCGCCGACGCGCAACGCCGCTTCCGCCCCCTGGAACGATTGGTTGCGCAGGATCACGCTGCTGGTCATTTTCTCCTGCAACGTGGCGCTCTGCATCGACGAGAGACCGATCAATGTCAGCACCAGGAGAAACACCAGGCTGACCAGCAGCGCCATGCCGCGCTGGGCGTGAAAGGTCATGGGCACACGATTCATCGGCCCTTCCCTCATGGCAACCGGTTGCGCAAGGCGGCAACCACGTTGAAGGTTTGATTGCGTACCCGATTGTTCGGGTCGGTGAGGGTCAGCGTCAGCCGTACACTGCGGATTCGCGCCGGATCGGACGGATTGCTGCTGTAGGTGGAGGCGGACGTATCCGTGGCCGAACTGGCGAGGCCGAAGCTCACGCCGAAGGCACTGACGTTATTGATAAGCACCGCCTGAGCCGGTGTGCCGCTGCCAGTGCCCATCAGCAGTTGATTGTTGCTGAAGCTGTAGATCAGCCGTCGGACCGGAAACGCCAACTGCCCCGTCGTCGGCGTGCGTGCACCGGAGTAGGCCGTCGCCGCGTTGCGGCAATCGGAAAGGACGGTCCAGGTCGGCACCCCGCCACTGCCGCCGACATCTGCAGTGACCAGGGTCAACTTGAGGTTGGCATTGTCCCAACTGATCGGTGTGAGCCGGCTGGCATTGAAATCCCCAGCCGAGCTGGCATCGGTAATCGTACCCAGGCAACCGAACATGCCGACCATGCGGATTTCCTGAATCATCTTGCTCAGGACGAACCGTGCATCTTCCTGCATGCCGGCGGCAGTGCTCTGACTGACATAGGTGTTCTTGGCCGCGATGAAAATCTGCGCCACGCCCAGAACCACGATCAGGCTCAAGGCCAGGGCGATCAGCAATTCGATCAGGCCAAAACCTTTGCTGGCTCTGGTCATGGCGTCGTCACCGGATCAACGGTGGCCCGGCTGGTGAGGACGAAGCTACGGCGCGAATCGGCGGTGTTGGCGGCCCGGGAGTCGTCCCAGGTAATGGTGATGGTGTATACCCGTTGGTTGCGAGCGATGCTGCCGGTTGCCGTGGCGCCGCCGAAATTGACGATATTGGTGGTGAAATCGTAGAGGTCCTGATCCCGGGCCACGCCCAGGTTGCCCGAGGTCGGTGGCGTGACAGTGTAATCGGCGCCGGAGTTGGCGCGGATGCGGTCCATCATGTCGTAGGCGATAAAACTTGCCTGGCTGGTCATCCGCGAGCTGTCGGTGTATTTCAGCGCATTGAGCTGAATCGCCGCCGCGCCCAGCAGCCCCACAGCCAGCACCAATAACGCGACCAATACCTCGATCAGCGTCATGCCCTCCTGTGCACGCTTGCTCCATCCCCTCATCCGCAACTTCCACCCAATAGAATTCGTCCGTTCAAGCACACGTTCAGCGTCCTGTTTTGCGCCCCCAGTACATAACTGATCACCACCGCCGTGGACGGCGCCGCCAAACCGCCCAGGTTGTTGAAATCAATGGCGGTCACTCCTGAGGTTAGCGTCAGAGTTGCCCCACTGCTCATCGCCGGAACAACCCGCAATACATTGGCCGGATTACCAGTGCCGTCATAAACGCTCAGCTCGCCGGTCCAGACACTGCCGCCGGCCGTCGGGCGAACCCGGGTAGTGATGCCTCGGTCGATCGCCTCTAGCCGTGCGTAATTGAGCGCGTGCTGCAGGTCGCCGAGCTCGGTGTCAGCCTTGGCGCTTTGCACCGAACGGGTAAACGCCGGCACGGCCAGGGTGATCAGAATCAAAAAGACCGCAAGCGTGACCAGCAGCTCGATCAGCGTGAAACCTTTTGTACGATGATCCATCGGTGCCCTCCGTTGCCGTCGGCTATACCTGCTTCTACACGCTAGAACATTCGACCGGCGAATGTACGGTTGTTTTGCCATTACTCGCGCAAGGATCGCGCGGGCCGCAGTACTCCATGGAGGGAGATGATATGCGTCAGCAAGGTTTCAGCCTGATCGGACTGCTCATGGGACTGACAATTGTCGGGATTGTTCTGCACTTGGTCAGTCCGGCGTTCGCTGCACTGACGGAATCGAATCATCGGGAGCAGGCGGCCGAGTCGCTGATCAGCGGGATCCGGCAGGCCAGAACCCTGGCCATAACCCGCAACCAGAGCGTGGTCATTCATGGCATCAACGGCGATTGGAGCCAGGGCTGGCGGATCATTCTGGACATCAGCGGCAAAGGGCCAGAGGACAGCAGCAATCCGCTACTGGTCGAGCGCGCAAGTGATGCACGGACGCCGATTGTCGGCAATTGGTGGGTCAGGCGTTTCGTGCGGTTCAGCAGTCTGGGCCAACCGCTGATGCCCGGGCGGGCATTTCAGGCAGGGACGCTACATATTTGCTCGGCTCGCGAGCCGGTCAGCCAGTTCCAGGTGGTGCTGGCGGCGAGCGGTCGAGTGCGCCTGGCCAACCGTAAGGCTGAGCAGGCGCTGTGTCGCAAGGCGAAAAGTATTACAGCAACGAACGCACGCGCAGCTCTTTAGGCATGGAGAAGGTGATGTTCTCCTCGCGACCGGCCAGTTCATCGGCACCGGTGGCACCCCAGGCCTGCAGTTGCTGGATCACGCCACGCACCAGCACTTCCGGAGCGGAGGCACCGGCCGTGATGCCAATACGCTCGACACCGTCGAACCAGCTCTTTTGCAAGTCTTCGGCACCGTCGATCAGATAGGCCGGGGTGGCCATGCGTTCGGCCAGTTCACGCAGACGATTGGAGTTGGAGCTGTTCGGGCTGCCAACCACCAGTACCACGTCGCACTCGTCCGCCAGTTGCTTGACAGCGTCCTGACGGTTTTGCGTGGCGTAACAGATATCGTCCTTGCGCGGACCGCCAATCGCCGGGAAGCGGGTACGCAGGGCGTCGATCACGCGACTGGTATCGTCCATGGACAGGGTGGTCTGGGTAACGAAGGCCAGCCTCTCAGGGTTGTTCACCTGCAACGCGGCGACATCTTTTTCGTCTTCGACCAGATAGATCGCGCCACCATTGCTGCCATCGTACTGGCCCATGGTGCCTTCGACTTCCGGGTGGCCGGCATGACCTATGAGGATGCATTCACGGCCGTCACGGCTGTAACGCGCGACTTCGATATGCACCTTGGTCACCAGCGGGCAGGTAGCGTCGAACACCTTCAGGCCACGACCTGTGGCTTCTGTACGCACGGCCTGGGAAACGCCGTGGGCGCTGAAGATCACGATCACGTCATCCGGCACCTGATCCAGTTCCTCGACGAAGATCGCCCCGCGGGCACGCAGGTCTTCGACGACGAATTTATTGTGGACCACTTCGT includes these proteins:
- a CDS encoding GspH/FimT family protein encodes the protein MRQQGFSLIGLLMGLTIVGIVLHLVSPAFAALTESNHREQAAESLISGIRQARTLAITRNQSVVIHGINGDWSQGWRIILDISGKGPEDSSNPLLVERASDARTPIVGNWWVRRFVRFSSLGQPLMPGRAFQAGTLHICSAREPVSQFQVVLAASGRVRLANRKAEQALCRKAKSITATNARAAL
- the ispH gene encoding 4-hydroxy-3-methylbut-2-enyl diphosphate reductase, with the protein product MQIKLANPRGFCAGVDRAIEIVNRALEVFGPPIYVRHEVVHNKFVVEDLRARGAIFVEELDQVPDDVIVIFSAHGVSQAVRTEATGRGLKVFDATCPLVTKVHIEVARYSRDGRECILIGHAGHPEVEGTMGQYDGSNGGAIYLVEDEKDVAALQVNNPERLAFVTQTTLSMDDTSRVIDALRTRFPAIGGPRKDDICYATQNRQDAVKQLADECDVVLVVGSPNSSNSNRLRELAERMATPAYLIDGAEDLQKSWFDGVERIGITAGASAPEVLVRGVIQQLQAWGATGADELAGREENITFSMPKELRVRSLL